One window from the genome of Comamonas sp. lk encodes:
- the glyQ gene encoding glycine--tRNA ligase subunit alpha: protein MLTFQQIILKLQSYWADHGCALLQPYDMEVGAGTSHTGTFLRAIGPEPWKAAYVQPSRRPKDGRYGENPNRLQHYYQFQVVLKPAPDNILELYLGSLEALGFDLKKNDIRFVEDDWENPTLGAWGLGWEVWLNGMEVTQFTYFQQVAGIDCKPATGEITYGLERLAMYLQGVDNVYNLTWTDGLSYGDVYHQNEVEQSTYNFDHSNVDFLFSAFTAHEETAVKLIAAELALPAYEQVLKAAHTFNLLDARGAISVTERAAYIARIRNLARAVGKSYLDSRARLGFPMAPKAHAEEVLAELAKAAEQQAKKAA from the coding sequence ATGCTGACCTTCCAACAAATCATTCTGAAACTGCAGTCCTACTGGGCCGACCATGGCTGCGCACTGCTCCAGCCCTATGACATGGAAGTGGGCGCAGGGACCTCGCACACCGGCACTTTTTTGCGCGCCATCGGCCCCGAGCCATGGAAGGCCGCCTATGTGCAGCCCAGCCGTCGCCCCAAGGACGGCCGCTATGGCGAGAACCCCAACCGCCTGCAGCACTACTATCAGTTCCAGGTCGTGCTCAAGCCAGCGCCGGACAACATTCTTGAGCTGTACCTGGGCTCGCTCGAAGCCCTGGGCTTTGATCTGAAGAAGAACGACATCCGTTTTGTGGAAGACGACTGGGAAAACCCCACGCTGGGCGCCTGGGGTCTGGGCTGGGAAGTCTGGCTCAACGGCATGGAGGTGACCCAGTTCACCTACTTCCAGCAAGTGGCCGGCATTGACTGCAAGCCCGCTACCGGCGAAATCACTTACGGCCTGGAGCGCCTGGCCATGTATCTGCAAGGTGTGGACAACGTCTACAACCTGACCTGGACCGACGGCCTGAGCTATGGCGACGTCTATCACCAGAACGAGGTCGAGCAGTCCACTTACAACTTCGATCACTCGAACGTGGATTTTCTGTTCAGCGCCTTCACGGCCCATGAAGAAACAGCCGTCAAGCTGATCGCTGCCGAGCTGGCTCTGCCCGCTTATGAGCAAGTGCTCAAGGCCGCCCATACCTTCAATCTGCTGGATGCACGTGGCGCCATATCGGTAACCGAGCGCGCAGCCTATATAGCCCGCATCCGCAACCTGGCCCGTGCCGTGGGCAAGAGCTATCTGGACAGCCGTGCTCGCCTGGGCTTCCCCATGGCGCCCAAGGCCCATGCCGAGGAAGTGCTGGCCGAACTGGCCAAAGCCGCCGAGCAGCAAGCCAAGAAGGCCGCGTAA
- a CDS encoding SPFH and helix-turn-helix domain-containing protein, whose product MDLMKIITKQLIEIIEWTDDSRDTLSYRWPDDDKEIKNGAQLIVRESQQAQFVSTGQFADLFGPGKHSLTTQNIPILSTIQGWKYGFNSPFKCDVYFINTRLFTGNKWGTSNPIMMRDKDFGVVRLRAFGTYDFRIIDPAKFLKEVAGTDQNFRLDEFADTMRSRIVSIFSEALAKAQVPALDVAQRYSELGDALLQLINPAMSDKYGLEITSFLLENVSVPPEVEQAIDKRSSMGAIGNLNDYVKYQMGQAMANGGEGAAAATIPATMAMGFGMAQEMMKSMQTGAAGLPAGATAATDPFSPAAAQAAQVTAAPATGGLQVLTPAQAAQVLGVAEADVMAEIQAGNLKARQIGSQWRIAQAALDDFLRG is encoded by the coding sequence ATGGACTTGATGAAAATCATCACCAAGCAACTGATTGAAATCATCGAATGGACCGATGATTCGCGCGACACGCTGTCCTACCGCTGGCCCGATGACGACAAGGAAATCAAGAACGGCGCCCAGCTCATCGTGCGCGAGTCGCAACAGGCGCAATTCGTCTCCACCGGCCAGTTCGCCGATCTGTTCGGCCCAGGCAAGCACTCGCTGACGACGCAAAACATCCCCATTCTGTCCACCATCCAGGGCTGGAAGTACGGTTTCAACTCGCCGTTCAAGTGCGACGTCTACTTCATCAACACCCGCCTGTTCACCGGCAACAAATGGGGGACGTCCAACCCCATCATGATGCGCGACAAGGACTTCGGCGTGGTGCGTCTGCGGGCCTTCGGCACCTACGACTTTCGCATCATCGACCCGGCCAAGTTCCTCAAGGAAGTGGCGGGCACGGACCAGAACTTCCGCCTCGACGAGTTTGCCGACACCATGCGCTCGCGCATCGTCAGCATTTTCTCCGAAGCTCTGGCCAAGGCCCAGGTGCCGGCTCTGGACGTGGCACAGCGCTACAGCGAACTCGGCGATGCCCTGCTGCAGCTGATCAATCCAGCCATGAGCGACAAGTACGGCCTGGAGATCACCAGCTTTTTGCTGGAAAACGTCTCCGTGCCACCCGAGGTGGAGCAAGCCATCGACAAGCGCTCCAGCATGGGCGCCATCGGCAACCTCAATGACTATGTGAAGTACCAGATGGGTCAGGCCATGGCCAACGGTGGCGAAGGCGCGGCGGCAGCCACCATTCCCGCCACCATGGCCATGGGCTTTGGCATGGCCCAGGAGATGATGAAGAGCATGCAAACCGGTGCTGCCGGCCTGCCTGCCGGTGCGACAGCTGCCACAGACCCGTTCTCGCCTGCGGCCGCTCAGGCGGCACAGGTCACGGCGGCACCCGCCACAGGCGGACTTCAGGTGCTGACCCCGGCCCAAGCCGCCCAAGTACTGGGCGTGGCGGAAGCTGATGTCATGGCCGAAATCCAGGCCGGCAACCTCAAGGCCCGCCAGATTGGCAGCCAGTGGCGTATCGCCCAAGCTGCACTTGACGACTTTCTGCGCGGTTGA
- a CDS encoding VOC family protein, protein MTGPNPVFISTTPVLASLDIARTVAFYARVLGAKSIHAQPGEYGIVSLGGLELHFWACTDAAIPKLTSCRIQVAGIAALHAQCLTQNAVHPNGGLCCQPWGTQEFSFLDEDGNCVTFYEVQQAAPAS, encoded by the coding sequence ATGACTGGTCCCAACCCTGTTTTTATCAGTACCACGCCTGTGCTGGCATCGCTGGATATTGCGCGCACGGTTGCGTTTTATGCGCGCGTGCTGGGCGCCAAATCCATACACGCCCAACCCGGCGAGTACGGCATCGTCTCGCTGGGCGGGCTGGAACTGCACTTCTGGGCCTGCACGGATGCCGCCATTCCCAAATTGACCAGCTGCCGCATTCAGGTGGCGGGCATTGCGGCTCTCCATGCACAGTGCCTGACCCAAAACGCGGTTCACCCCAACGGCGGCCTCTGCTGCCAGCCCTGGGGCACCCAGGAGTTCAGCTTTCTGGATGAGGACGGCAATTGCGTCACCTTCTACGAAGTGCAGCAAGCCGCGCCAGCCTCCTGA
- a CDS encoding zinc ribbon domain-containing protein produces MVRKHPCPECGANLEWNAKAQALKCPYCGTQVPWSEDTREELGREVAELDLAQALRNPAAGRGWGTEERYEVQCQNCRAISVFLDRKVAQRCDFCGSPSIVAHEERNDAITPQSILPFKISDGQIRDKIRQWYGSRWFAPSKLKSAALTDTLHGVYLPYWTFDAHAAARWQAEAGFYYYTTETYRDASGNTQTRQVQHVRWEPAAGSLQHFFDDELVPGTVGVHPQLLRQVEPFPTTTDLKPYTPEFVRGWTVERYQVDLSKAAQLNEQDMDSQLRSLCSRQVPGDTQRNLQVQREYSGRTFKHTLVPVWLVGYTYGSKTYQIVANGYTGQIAGERPYSWVKIMFAALAVLLLILLIAPLLVQQ; encoded by the coding sequence ATGGTACGCAAGCACCCTTGCCCCGAGTGCGGTGCCAATCTGGAATGGAATGCCAAAGCCCAGGCTCTAAAATGCCCTTATTGCGGCACCCAAGTACCCTGGAGCGAGGATACGCGTGAAGAGCTGGGCCGCGAGGTGGCTGAGCTGGATTTGGCGCAAGCCCTGCGCAATCCGGCCGCAGGCCGGGGCTGGGGAACCGAGGAGCGCTATGAGGTGCAGTGCCAGAATTGCCGGGCGATTTCGGTGTTTTTGGATCGCAAGGTCGCGCAGCGCTGTGATTTTTGCGGCTCGCCCTCCATCGTGGCGCACGAAGAGCGCAATGACGCCATCACGCCGCAAAGCATTCTGCCTTTCAAGATCAGCGACGGGCAGATTCGCGACAAGATTCGCCAGTGGTATGGCAGCCGCTGGTTTGCACCCAGCAAGCTCAAAAGCGCAGCACTGACGGATACGCTGCATGGCGTCTATCTGCCCTACTGGACTTTTGACGCCCATGCAGCCGCCCGCTGGCAAGCCGAAGCAGGTTTCTATTACTACACCACCGAAACCTATCGCGACGCCAGCGGCAACACGCAAACGCGGCAAGTCCAGCATGTGCGCTGGGAGCCTGCGGCAGGCAGCCTGCAGCATTTCTTTGATGATGAACTGGTACCCGGAACCGTCGGCGTGCATCCCCAGCTGCTGCGCCAGGTAGAGCCCTTCCCCACCACCACCGACCTCAAGCCCTATACACCCGAGTTCGTGCGCGGCTGGACGGTGGAGCGCTATCAGGTTGATCTGTCCAAGGCCGCCCAGCTCAACGAGCAGGATATGGATTCACAGCTGCGCAGTCTGTGCTCCCGACAAGTGCCTGGCGACACGCAGCGCAATCTGCAAGTGCAGCGCGAATACTCAGGCCGCACCTTCAAGCACACGCTGGTGCCGGTTTGGCTGGTGGGCTATACCTACGGCAGCAAGACCTACCAGATTGTGGCCAACGGCTATACCGGCCAAATTGCAGGCGAGAGACCGTATAGCTGGGTGAAGATCATGTTTGCCGCGCTGGCCGTACTGCTGCTGATCCTGCTGATCGCACCTCTATTAGTTCAGCAATAA
- the rfbC gene encoding dTDP-4-dehydrorhamnose 3,5-epimerase yields MKLVSTEIPEVKLIEPQVCCDDRGFFFESFRQDWFNQSTGSNYEFIQDNHSRSSQGVLRGLHYQLPPHAQGKLVRVVSGAVFDVAVDIRSSSSTFGRWVGVELTAENHRQLWIPPGFAHGFLVLSESADFVYKTTAYYSPQADHGVLWNDPDIGIDWPKLDVPFSLSDKDQKQPVLSRADTFA; encoded by the coding sequence ATGAAGCTCGTATCTACCGAAATTCCAGAGGTCAAACTAATCGAGCCACAGGTATGCTGTGATGATCGCGGGTTCTTTTTCGAAAGTTTCCGCCAGGATTGGTTCAATCAGTCCACGGGTAGCAACTACGAATTCATTCAGGACAACCATAGCCGCAGCAGCCAAGGTGTTTTGCGTGGTCTGCATTACCAGCTGCCACCTCACGCTCAGGGCAAACTAGTGCGTGTGGTCAGTGGCGCGGTTTTTGATGTGGCGGTGGATATTCGTAGCAGCTCGTCTACTTTCGGTCGATGGGTTGGGGTGGAGTTGACGGCAGAAAACCACCGCCAGCTGTGGATTCCACCGGGATTTGCCCATGGGTTCTTGGTACTCAGTGAATCGGCCGATTTTGTTTACAAGACCACCGCTTATTACTCACCGCAAGCGGATCATGGTGTCCTCTGGAATGATCCCGATATCGGCATCGATTGGCCCAAACTTGATGTCCCGTTCTCGTTATCTGATAAGGATCAGAAGCAGCCTGTGCTCAGCAGAGCTGATACGTTTGCATAA